The genomic stretch CCGGCAGCACGCACTTTTGCCTCTTTATCTATCAATACACCCAAATTTACTGCAGTGGGGATCTGTTCCGATTGTTGATAGTAATAGACAAGGTCTTCTGCAATTTCTCCGCTAATTAACTCTATAGTGCTAAGATAAGACCTGCTGCCTTTTTTATCCCTGCTAATAGTTAACGATCCTTTTCCCAATGCCTTGCCCACTTTGAAGTTATCTTCTTTTTGTTCATAAAACAAGCGAGGATTTTTAACATAGCCGCGCAGAAAGCCATTTTGGCTGCAGATTACGATTGCACCTTGTAAATCTCCCTCACTATCAATTCTCATAGTCACTTCGCTTTCTTCATCTTTCAAATCCCAGGATAGCATTGCCGTTGCCGAAATCATTCTGCCTAAAAGCAAAGTGGCAAGAGGAGAAAGGTCATGCAGATCACGCGCCGTTTGCACACAATTACTACTTTCCACAGCAAACACCCGAAAGTTGTTATTCTGCACTGAGCCGCGATATATCATATCCTTATTCATCCATCCAATCCTTATTGATAACTGTTTCGGGGTAATAGTGCTGTAAAATATTGTTATAATCCATCCCTTCTCTTGCCTTTCGGAGAGCTCCTACCTGACACATT from Candidatus Cloacimonas sp. encodes the following:
- the hslO gene encoding Hsp33 family molecular chaperone HslO encodes the protein MNKDMIYRGSVQNNNFRVFAVESSNCVQTARDLHDLSPLATLLLGRMISATAMLSWDLKDEESEVTMRIDSEGDLQGAIVICSQNGFLRGYVKNPRLFYEQKEDNFKVGKALGKGSLTISRDKKGSRSYLSTIELISGEIAEDLVYYYQQSEQIPTAVNLGVLIDKEAKVRAAGGFIIQQLPFADEKIADLINSNLAKTPNISDLMDMGLSITEILSRFVFKELQWQINEEREIAYRCNCSYELFSRALLLLGKEELESLKDGIQPVCLYCNKTYNFTKEDIQQLIEQLRE